A region of Campylobacter sp. RM16189 DNA encodes the following proteins:
- a CDS encoding glycosyltransferase family 2 protein, whose translation MISVVILTLNSEKYLIEVLESVRFVDEVIVLDSGSTDKTEEICKDFENVKFYYQKWLGFGKQKQAGVNLATNDWVFVLDSDEVILEPLKEEILEILKKPKFDAYRVARLNFFFGKELRSMGLYPDFTIRLFNKNRANFDDKEVHEKVVVNGTISELKNHFKHYAYESIEQFITKQNRYSSLGAKKNRLKAVFNPAWTFFKLFVLKGGFLDGWRGFVVAKLYSQYTFWKYIK comes from the coding sequence ATGATTAGCGTAGTAATTTTGACATTAAATAGTGAAAAATATCTAATAGAAGTGCTTGAAAGCGTAAGATTCGTGGACGAAGTTATAGTCCTAGATAGCGGCTCGACAGATAAAACGGAAGAGATTTGCAAGGACTTTGAAAACGTAAAATTTTACTATCAAAAATGGCTTGGATTTGGCAAGCAAAAGCAAGCTGGAGTAAATTTGGCTACAAACGATTGGGTGTTTGTTCTTGATAGCGATGAGGTTATCTTAGAGCCCTTAAAAGAGGAAATTTTAGAAATTTTAAAAAAGCCTAAATTTGATGCTTATAGGGTGGCTAGGCTAAATTTCTTTTTTGGCAAAGAGCTTCGTTCCATGGGACTATATCCTGACTTTACGATAAGGCTTTTTAATAAAAACAGAGCAAATTTTGATGACAAAGAGGTTCATGAAAAAGTTGTTGTAAACGGCACTATCAGCGAGCTAAAAAATCACTTTAAGCACTACGCTTATGAGAGTATAGAGCAGTTTATCACCAAACAAAATCGCTACTCCAGTCTAGGGGCTAAAAAAAATAGGCTCAAAGCGGTATTTAATCCTGCATGGACATTTTTTAAGCTATTTGTTTTAAAGGGCGGATTTTTGGACGGCTGGCGCGGATTTGTCGTAGCTAAGCTATATTCACAGTATACATTTTGGAAGTACATAAAATGA
- the waaC gene encoding lipopolysaccharide heptosyltransferase I, whose translation MSQDLKSQSLKIAIIKLSALGDIVHASIVLEFIKKNLESAGINYDISWIVDEKFAEILEGHELISNLIKIPLKNKKFLRTYKILKDAGKFHIAVDLQGLIKSAIVAKILDTKIIYGFDKNSAKESLASLFYTHKFSCDYNENIIIRNLSLTAFALGFKFERDEILNKKPCLMAYEKAEKNEPKRILIAPFASEESKCYDKFKRVIKMLSNYKVHVCFGNKKEFDKLEEIVKYTNADVLEKMPLKELVKFINSCDLVIGNDSGITHIAWAQNIPSITLFGNRPSQRNAYITNKNIVIDACKKIDARKIDKNDFCIREIKPEIIAEAAERILNA comes from the coding sequence ATGAGCCAAGATTTAAAGAGCCAAAGCCTTAAAATAGCCATCATAAAACTCTCTGCGCTAGGCGATATAGTACATGCTAGCATAGTACTCGAGTTTATCAAAAAAAATCTCGAATCAGCCGGTATAAACTATGATATTTCATGGATAGTGGATGAAAAATTTGCCGAAATATTAGAAGGTCATGAGCTAATTTCAAATCTAATAAAAATTCCGCTAAAAAATAAAAAATTTCTAAGAACTTATAAAATTTTAAAAGATGCAGGAAAATTTCATATAGCCGTAGACTTACAAGGACTTATCAAATCGGCAATAGTTGCGAAAATTTTAGATACGAAAATAATTTACGGATTTGATAAAAATAGCGCCAAAGAAAGCCTCGCAAGCCTATTTTATACTCATAAATTCTCATGCGACTACAACGAAAACATTATAATTAGAAATTTAAGCCTAACGGCTTTTGCGTTAGGATTTAAATTTGAAAGAGATGAAATTTTAAACAAAAAACCATGCCTTATGGCTTATGAAAAAGCAGAAAAAAATGAGCCTAAACGCATACTTATAGCGCCTTTTGCAAGCGAAGAGAGTAAGTGCTATGATAAATTTAAAAGAGTTATCAAAATGCTTTCAAACTATAAAGTTCACGTATGCTTTGGCAACAAAAAAGAGTTTGACAAGCTAGAAGAGATCGTAAAATACACAAATGCCGATGTTCTTGAAAAAATGCCCTTAAAAGAGCTTGTTAAATTTATAAATAGCTGCGATCTTGTCATAGGAAACGATAGCGGGATAACTCATATCGCTTGGGCTCAAAATATCCCATCTATAACGCTATTTGGCAACCGCCCTAGCCAGCGCAATGCCTACATCACAAATAAAAACATAGTAATAGATGCGTGCAAAAAAATAGATGCCAGAAAAATAGATAAAAATGACTTTTGCATCCGTGAAATAAAGCCTGAAATCATAGCCGAAGCAGCCGAGAGAATACTAAATGCGTGA
- a CDS encoding 3'-5' exonuclease has protein sequence MSKSYICVFDCETVPDTALLRRVYGYRGSDLDVCKSAFWDQKEASGSEFLPVMFHKVVAISAVMADEFGRFLRVSTMKGENEQEILAKFINFINEYNPRLISFNGRGFDLPMIMTRSMRYNLSCPAYFESDNKELNKNKWENYRSRYDGRFHLDLLDHISDFRAVSGLKLDTLCASLNLPGKYDIHGDQVMQLFFAGEIAKINEYCESDTLNTYWLFLKYELLRGNLTKDDYASFLADMSEFLIQKCSQMGYTPVFCEAIEMELARLKGELDYEIVAREFDEDEEDDNESERIGIDELEDHLTKSGLGGMVKKANEINLKVKNQPKFEERLPEINLDDE, from the coding sequence GTGTCTAAAAGTTATATTTGTGTATTTGATTGTGAAACTGTTCCTGATACCGCGCTTTTAAGGAGAGTTTACGGATATAGAGGCAGTGATTTGGATGTTTGTAAATCTGCATTTTGGGATCAAAAAGAGGCTAGTGGAAGCGAGTTTTTACCAGTGATGTTTCATAAAGTAGTCGCAATATCTGCAGTGATGGCAGATGAATTTGGCAGATTTTTACGCGTTAGTACAATGAAAGGTGAAAATGAGCAGGAAATTTTGGCCAAATTTATAAATTTCATCAATGAGTATAATCCGCGATTAATTAGTTTTAATGGACGCGGTTTTGATCTGCCTATGATTATGACGCGGTCCATGCGTTATAATCTAAGCTGCCCTGCCTATTTTGAAAGCGATAACAAAGAGCTTAATAAAAATAAATGGGAAAATTATAGAAGCAGATATGATGGTCGCTTTCATCTGGATTTGCTTGATCATATCAGTGATTTTCGTGCCGTTAGCGGGCTAAAGCTTGATACTCTTTGCGCGAGTCTAAATTTGCCTGGCAAGTATGATATTCATGGCGATCAGGTTATGCAGCTGTTTTTTGCGGGTGAGATAGCCAAGATCAATGAATATTGCGAGTCTGATACTTTAAATACATATTGGCTGTTTTTAAAATATGAGCTTTTGCGTGGAAATTTAACAAAAGACGATTATGCTAGCTTTTTAGCTGACATGAGTGAATTTTTGATTCAAAAATGCTCACAAATGGGTTATACGCCAGTATTTTGTGAAGCCATAGAAATGGAACTTGCAAGGCTAAAGGGTGAGCTTGATTACGAGATAGTAGCTAGAGAATTTGATGAAGATGAAGAGGATGATAATGAGTCAGAACGCATAGGCATTGATGAGCTTGAAGATCATTTGACTAAAAGCGGACTTGGCGGTATGGTAAAAAAGGCTAACGAGATTAATTTAAAGGTTAAAAATCAGCCTAAATTTGAGGAGAGATTGCCGGAAATTAACCTCGATGATGAGTGA
- the nrfH gene encoding cytochrome c nitrite reductase small subunit, whose product MEKAKKQPYFLATLILVISIGVVLGHGLYTFVYAKGFSYMSDDPSACKNCHVMNQVFESWERGGHQHVATCNDCHVPHDFIGKWMMKAESGFGHSYAFTAKDNPVPFSANAKSKKVIQNNCIECHGEYAATSVNAKAHGGDPNIQNESLSCVSCHRQVGHAHNY is encoded by the coding sequence ATAGAAAAAGCTAAAAAGCAACCCTATTTCTTGGCTACATTAATCCTTGTGATTAGCATAGGTGTTGTTTTGGGGCATGGACTTTATACCTTCGTATATGCAAAAGGTTTTTCATATATGAGTGATGATCCATCAGCTTGTAAAAACTGCCATGTTATGAATCAGGTGTTTGAAAGCTGGGAAAGAGGTGGGCATCAACACGTTGCAACATGTAATGATTGTCATGTTCCTCATGATTTCATAGGCAAGTGGATGATGAAAGCTGAGAGTGGTTTTGGTCACAGCTATGCTTTTACTGCTAAAGACAACCCTGTGCCTTTTAGCGCTAATGCAAAGAGCAAAAAGGTAATTCAAAACAACTGTATAGAGTGCCACGGAGAATATGCTGCGACTTCGGTTAATGCCAAAGCTCACGGTGGAGATCCAAATATACAAAACGAATCTTTAAGTTGTGTCTCTTGTCATAGGCAAGTCGGTCACGCTCATAACTATTAA
- a CDS encoding XRE family transcriptional regulator yields the protein MLNLPEITTEEENNKFLDTVASNVKKIRQDRSLSQLETALSIGQASSGFYANMENNAHGKHFNLLHLFKLSKLFKCDICDFFKDTEIKNK from the coding sequence ATGCTAAATTTACCGGAAATAACAACAGAAGAAGAGAATAATAAATTTTTAGATACTGTCGCTTCAAACGTAAAGAAAATTAGGCAGGATAGAAGCTTAAGTCAGCTCGAAACCGCTCTTAGTATAGGGCAAGCATCAAGCGGATTTTACGCCAATATGGAAAACAACGCTCACGGCAAACACTTTAATCTGCTACATCTATTTAAACTATCCAAACTATTTAAATGTGATATTTGCGATTTTTTTAAGGATACCGAAATAAAAAATAAATAA
- the galE gene encoding UDP-glucose 4-epimerase GalE → MNILITGGAGYIGSHVLKSFLKEGGHKITVIDNLSKGSIAAIHAIKSMGEFEFININLEDDLTKIFYNGKFEAVIHLAAFIEVLESTREPLKYYLNNTANVARILTYCKKFGVNKFIFSSTAAVYGEADTPEVSELSPTNPINPYGHSKLMSEQIIKDYASSNSSFKFAILRYFNVAGADEEGLIGQNYPNATHLIKVATQTALGKLENMKIFGNDYATKDGTCVRDYIHVNDLADAHLAVLKYIDSNSSEIFNVGYGYGFSVKSVIEATKRVSGVDFKVINSSRREGDPAVLISNANKLRKLTGWTPKRDSLEFIIKTALEWEKRA, encoded by the coding sequence ATGAATATCTTAATTACTGGAGGAGCCGGATATATAGGCTCTCACGTTCTAAAATCATTTCTTAAAGAGGGTGGGCATAAAATAACCGTAATAGACAATCTTTCAAAGGGCTCGATAGCCGCCATACATGCCATTAAAAGCATGGGTGAATTTGAGTTTATAAATATAAATTTAGAGGATGATTTAACTAAAATTTTTTATAATGGAAAATTTGAAGCCGTTATTCATTTAGCGGCTTTTATAGAGGTTCTTGAAAGCACTAGAGAGCCTTTAAAATACTATCTAAATAACACTGCAAACGTGGCTAGAATTTTGACCTATTGTAAAAAATTTGGCGTGAATAAATTTATTTTTAGCTCTACGGCTGCCGTTTACGGAGAGGCCGACACTCCTGAAGTTAGCGAATTAAGCCCTACAAATCCTATCAATCCATATGGGCACTCTAAGTTAATGAGCGAACAGATCATAAAAGATTATGCATCTTCAAATAGTAGCTTTAAATTTGCTATTTTGCGCTATTTTAATGTAGCCGGAGCCGATGAAGAGGGCCTTATAGGTCAAAATTATCCAAACGCAACTCATCTAATTAAAGTAGCTACGCAAACAGCTCTTGGAAAGCTTGAAAATATGAAAATTTTTGGAAACGATTATGCTACAAAAGATGGCACTTGCGTGAGAGATTATATACATGTAAATGATCTTGCAGACGCTCATCTTGCCGTACTTAAATATATAGATAGCAATAGTAGCGAGATTTTTAATGTCGGATATGGATACGGGTTTAGTGTAAAAAGCGTTATAGAGGCCACAAAGAGAGTGAGCGGAGTAGATTTTAAAGTTATAAATTCATCCAGGAGAGAGGGTGATCCTGCAGTGTTAATATCAAATGCAAATAAGCTTAGAAAGCTAACCGGCTGGACTCCCAAGAGAGATAGCTTGGAATTTATAATCAAAACGGCTCTTGAGTGGGAGAAAAGAGCGTAA
- a CDS encoding NAD-dependent epimerase — protein sequence MKILVTGTAGFIGFHLSLALAKRGDEVVGFDNINDYYDVNLKYARLEVAGFKKESIRENEVIVSEKYPNLRFIKADLENLEILQRLFSEFKFDCVVNLAAQAGVRYSLINPHAYVSSNIAGFVNLLECARKFELKNFVYASSSSVYGLNEKMPFSTQHSTEHPISLYAASKKSNEMMAHTYSHLFGLPTTGLRFFTVYGSWGRPDMALFLFVDAALKNEAINVFNHGKMKRDFTYIDDIVKGIIKCVDNPASPNASWSGLNPDPATSKAPYKIYNIGNNNPVELMDYIKAIEIKIGREIKKNFMPIQAGDVPATYADVSGLIDDFDYKPSTSVNEGVAKFIEWYCEFYGVKI from the coding sequence ATGAAAATTTTAGTAACTGGAACGGCCGGATTCATTGGATTTCATCTCTCTCTTGCGCTTGCAAAGCGTGGAGATGAAGTAGTCGGGTTTGATAATATTAACGATTACTACGATGTAAATTTAAAATATGCACGTCTTGAGGTTGCGGGATTTAAAAAAGAGAGTATTAGAGAAAATGAGGTCATAGTATCTGAGAAATATCCGAATTTACGCTTTATAAAGGCGGATTTGGAAAATCTTGAAATTTTACAAAGGCTCTTTAGTGAGTTTAAATTTGACTGCGTGGTAAATTTAGCGGCCCAAGCGGGGGTTAGGTACTCCTTAATAAATCCTCATGCATACGTATCTAGTAATATCGCGGGCTTTGTAAATTTGCTTGAGTGTGCGCGTAAATTTGAGCTAAAAAATTTCGTTTATGCTAGTTCAAGCTCGGTTTATGGACTAAATGAAAAGATGCCTTTTAGCACTCAGCACAGCACCGAACACCCTATCAGTCTATATGCAGCGAGTAAAAAGAGTAACGAAATGATGGCTCACACTTATAGTCATCTTTTTGGTTTGCCGACAACCGGGCTTAGGTTTTTTACCGTTTATGGATCTTGGGGGCGACCTGATATGGCGCTATTTTTGTTTGTTGATGCTGCGCTTAAAAACGAGGCTATCAACGTCTTTAATCACGGCAAGATGAAGCGCGATTTTACCTATATCGATGACATCGTAAAAGGCATAATCAAATGCGTGGATAACCCAGCCTCGCCAAATGCTTCTTGGAGCGGCTTAAACCCGGATCCTGCAACATCAAAAGCGCCTTATAAAATTTACAATATCGGCAATAATAATCCAGTCGAGCTCATGGATTATATAAAGGCTATCGAGATAAAAATCGGGCGCGAGATAAAGAAAAATTTCATGCCGATACAAGCAGGCGACGTGCCTGCTACATATGCCGATGTAAGCGGGCTTATAGATGACTTTGACTACAAGCCAAGCACAAGCGTAAATGAGGGTGTGGCGAAATTTATAGAGTGGTATTGCGAGTTTTACGGAGTTAAAATTTGA
- a CDS encoding lipid A biosynthesis lauroyl acyltransferase, giving the protein MRDIFYLFIYWFFKFLLFILPDFLLSLFLNLIANLFYKFDKKHNKTIMANLDFAYENELTKEQKEQIAKNVYKNYAKFAINFIRNQNTTKEKILKRVKFKNLEIFTNALKSGRAIIVQTAHYGEWELFSLAMAAKFGPVSIVGRALDSSVMQKILKANRTQFDIELIDKSGGAKQILKAIKERRLLGILVDQNTAKSDGIEVNFFGKRVLHTPSVSIFAQKSDAIIIPAFIRISDEDSKINEICFLEPIDIRNFSKDEAILKATQAQADVTEKFIRQKPDEYFWFHKRFKHFNEEIYR; this is encoded by the coding sequence ATGCGTGATATTTTCTATCTTTTTATCTATTGGTTTTTTAAATTTTTGCTATTTATATTGCCGGATTTTTTACTAAGCCTTTTTTTAAATTTGATCGCAAATTTGTTTTACAAATTCGATAAAAAGCACAATAAAACTATCATGGCAAATCTAGATTTTGCCTATGAAAACGAGCTTACAAAAGAACAAAAAGAGCAGATAGCAAAAAATGTATATAAAAATTATGCAAAATTCGCAATCAATTTCATTAGAAATCAAAATACTACAAAAGAAAAGATACTAAAAAGAGTCAAATTTAAAAATCTTGAAATTTTTACAAACGCTTTAAAATCAGGTCGTGCCATTATAGTCCAAACCGCTCATTATGGCGAATGGGAGCTATTTAGTCTAGCTATGGCGGCAAAATTTGGACCAGTAAGCATAGTAGGAAGAGCGCTTGATAGTAGTGTGATGCAAAAAATTCTAAAGGCTAACAGAACTCAGTTTGATATAGAGCTCATAGATAAATCAGGCGGTGCGAAGCAGATTTTAAAAGCTATAAAAGAGAGAAGATTGCTTGGAATATTAGTCGATCAAAATACTGCTAAAAGCGACGGGATAGAGGTTAATTTTTTTGGCAAAAGAGTTCTTCATACCCCATCGGTTAGTATATTTGCTCAAAAGAGCGATGCTATAATAATTCCGGCTTTTATAAGAATAAGCGATGAAGATAGCAAAATCAATGAAATTTGTTTTTTAGAACCTATTGATATTAGAAATTTTAGCAAAGACGAAGCGATTTTGAAGGCTACTCAAGCCCAAGCTGATGTTACAGAAAAATTTATTAGACAAAAACCGGATGAGTATTTTTGGTTTCATAAAAGATTTAAGCACTTCAATGAAGAAATTTACAGATGA
- a CDS encoding ammonia-forming cytochrome c nitrite reductase subunit c552, producing MKNKLLFSIIFILAVIGGAGMFALFSDISEKKAQERHYPLMLNKVSDLNPDIREWGKNFPTQYDDSVAMKDIFFETPFAGSVPYSKLMRWPAATVFWQGYAFAVDYNRPRLHFYSQIDQIETMRNNKEYLNAHGLPAFNGQPGFCVNCHTGHLTAIINDPSYTVLRTDPTESSKQDMPFFDIDKENGKARKEAWAKMNAIPYFDVMKMVEQKHGKDAYGGSHLGSSCADCHHPDDMSLRVTRPGFVNAMVKRGYEADLKQGIKATRAEMRNYVCMQCHVEYYPGKQATLVFPWSKWPKDEPFKIEMFDQHFDEMHDKGLFLADYKHKQTDAKMIKMQHPEAELHTTSIHARSGVTCVDCHMPYKRVGATKVTNHIVQTPFADITASCKTCHMQSEGELKERISFIQNRHAHELRKCENDLLSLIEDLKTARVELAKHSDFSGLAPDEQKKSISEALKEPLWMHRKAHIRWDFAFSENSYGFHGPQESARIIGQCQSIAREGQLHLANTLSKYGITIALTQTATIPEPPAKIELHHGLVGTPPSDRLKKLDEDVKNLNFK from the coding sequence ATGAAAAATAAACTATTGTTTAGTATAATTTTTATTCTAGCTGTTATCGGCGGTGCAGGAATGTTCGCACTATTTAGCGATATCAGTGAGAAAAAGGCGCAAGAGAGGCACTACCCTCTAATGCTTAACAAGGTTAGTGACCTAAACCCTGATATCAGAGAGTGGGGCAAAAATTTCCCGACTCAATATGATGATTCAGTAGCGATGAAAGATATCTTTTTTGAGACACCTTTTGCCGGCTCGGTACCTTACAGCAAGCTCATGAGATGGCCTGCCGCTACCGTTTTTTGGCAAGGATATGCATTTGCGGTAGATTATAACAGACCTAGACTTCATTTTTATTCTCAAATCGATCAAATCGAAACTATGAGAAATAATAAAGAGTATCTAAACGCTCACGGCCTTCCTGCATTTAATGGACAACCTGGTTTTTGTGTAAACTGCCATACAGGTCACCTAACAGCCATAATAAACGATCCTAGCTATACAGTATTACGCACAGATCCGACAGAATCAAGCAAGCAAGATATGCCTTTCTTTGATATTGACAAAGAGAATGGAAAAGCAAGAAAAGAGGCTTGGGCTAAGATGAATGCTATTCCATATTTTGATGTAATGAAAATGGTCGAGCAAAAACACGGCAAAGATGCCTACGGCGGCTCTCACTTAGGATCAAGCTGTGCAGACTGTCACCATCCTGATGATATGAGCTTAAGAGTTACAAGGCCAGGATTTGTAAATGCTATGGTTAAGCGCGGATACGAAGCTGATCTAAAACAAGGTATAAAGGCTACAAGAGCTGAGATGAGAAACTATGTATGTATGCAATGCCACGTAGAATACTATCCTGGAAAACAAGCCACTCTAGTATTCCCATGGTCAAAATGGCCTAAGGATGAGCCATTTAAAATAGAGATGTTTGATCAGCACTTCGACGAGATGCATGATAAAGGCCTATTCTTAGCGGATTATAAGCATAAACAAACCGATGCTAAAATGATAAAGATGCAGCACCCTGAGGCTGAGCTTCACACTACAAGTATTCACGCCAGAAGCGGAGTAACTTGCGTGGATTGCCATATGCCTTATAAGAGAGTGGGCGCAACTAAGGTTACAAACCATATAGTTCAAACTCCTTTTGCAGATATAACAGCAAGTTGTAAAACATGCCACATGCAAAGCGAAGGTGAGCTAAAAGAGAGAATTTCATTTATCCAAAATCGCCATGCTCACGAGCTTAGAAAATGCGAAAATGACCTACTATCTTTAATCGAAGATTTAAAAACAGCAAGAGTTGAACTGGCTAAACATAGTGATTTTTCAGGACTTGCACCTGATGAGCAGAAAAAATCTATAAGCGAAGCCTTAAAAGAGCCTCTATGGATGCACAGAAAAGCGCATATTAGATGGGATTTTGCGTTTAGTGAGAATAGCTACGGATTCCACGGTCCACAAGAGTCTGCTAGAATCATAGGACAATGCCAATCAATCGCAAGAGAAGGGCAACTACACCTAGCCAATACTCTATCTAAATACGGTATAACAATAGCTCTAACACAAACAGCTACCATACCTGAGCCACCTGCAAAAATTGAATTGCACCATGGTCTAGTCGGAACTCCTCCGTCAGACAGACTAAAGAAACTTGACGAAGACGTTAAAAATCTAAACTTTAAATAA
- a CDS encoding UDP-glucose/GDP-mannose dehydrogenase family protein, which translates to MKIAVIGTGYVGLVSGACLAKMGNSVICVDVDENKINDLRQGIVPIYEPGLTEMVAECFVNETLKFSTDIKEALDHANVIFIAVGTPMGANGQADLKYVLQVAKSIGENMNKPLIVVDKSTVPVGTGEKVQNIIAQELKKRNLDIKFEVVSNPEFLKEGAAIEDFLKPDRVVVGSNGGWAEEVMREIYAPFMKNHDRFIHMDVKSAEMTKYAANAMLATKISFINEIANICERVGADVNLVRKGIGSDSRIGYSFIYAGCGYGGSCFPKDVEALIYTAKQNDFEPKLLNAVEERNKAQKRVLFDKIFKYFNGNLKDKKIAIWGLAFKPNTDDMREASSLTLINLLENAGANIVAYDPKAVNEAKKYLTHSKIKYAKSKYDALDDADALILVTEWSEFRSPDFDEMKKRLKNPFIFDGRNQYNSKILKELGFTYFQIGVRV; encoded by the coding sequence TTGAAAATAGCTGTTATAGGCACCGGATACGTGGGTCTTGTAAGTGGTGCGTGTCTTGCCAAAATGGGAAATAGTGTAATTTGTGTAGATGTGGATGAAAATAAGATAAATGACCTCAGGCAAGGAATAGTGCCTATATATGAGCCGGGGCTTACCGAGATGGTCGCCGAGTGCTTTGTTAACGAAACTCTTAAATTTAGCACCGATATAAAAGAGGCTTTAGATCATGCAAATGTGATATTTATAGCTGTTGGCACGCCTATGGGAGCTAACGGGCAGGCTGATTTAAAATATGTTTTGCAGGTTGCAAAAAGTATAGGCGAAAATATGAATAAGCCATTAATCGTAGTGGATAAATCAACTGTTCCTGTAGGTACAGGTGAAAAGGTGCAAAATATCATAGCCCAAGAGCTAAAAAAAAGAAATTTGGATATAAAATTTGAGGTTGTGAGCAATCCTGAGTTTTTAAAAGAGGGTGCTGCGATTGAGGATTTTTTAAAGCCCGATCGTGTGGTAGTGGGCTCAAATGGAGGTTGGGCGGAAGAGGTTATGCGTGAAATTTACGCTCCTTTTATGAAAAATCACGATAGATTTATCCATATGGACGTAAAGTCTGCCGAGATGACCAAATATGCCGCAAATGCTATGCTAGCAACCAAAATAAGCTTTATAAACGAGATAGCAAATATATGCGAAAGAGTCGGAGCGGACGTAAATTTGGTGCGCAAAGGCATAGGAAGCGACTCTAGGATAGGATATAGCTTCATCTATGCAGGATGCGGATACGGAGGAAGTTGTTTTCCTAAAGATGTCGAGGCTTTAATCTATACTGCTAAGCAAAATGATTTCGAGCCTAAGCTTTTAAATGCGGTTGAGGAGAGAAACAAGGCTCAAAAGCGAGTTCTTTTCGATAAAATTTTTAAGTATTTTAACGGAAATTTAAAAGATAAAAAGATTGCCATTTGGGGGCTTGCCTTTAAGCCAAATACAGATGATATGAGAGAGGCTAGCTCGCTAACTCTTATAAATTTACTTGAAAATGCAGGTGCAAATATTGTGGCTTACGATCCAAAGGCGGTAAATGAGGCCAAAAAATATCTAACACATTCTAAAATAAAATATGCAAAAAGCAAGTATGATGCTTTAGATGATGCCGATGCTTTGATTCTTGTGACTGAGTGGAGTGAGTTTAGGTCGCCTGACTTTGACGAGATGAAGAAAAGGCTTAAAAACCCGTTTATTTTTGACGGTCGCAATCAATACAATTCAAAAATTTTAAAAGAGCTTGGATTTACCTATTTTCAAATAGGCGTTAGAGTTTAA
- a CDS encoding DNA ligase yields the protein MFFAAFVLPSLASEQADKKTKFELLKLSEFDQRDVSGYLVSEKLDGIRAYWDGENLLSRSGKKINAPKNFTLNFPPFALDGELYTKRGEFEKIQSIVMDKNPDEKAWQEIKFYVFDAPSSEKGLLKRIEKLQNFLSKSELSGEKIKIINQIKLRDNAHLEEILDEIIALGGEGVVVRKPNLAYYHGRSKNDMKYKKFKDAECEVVSLNEGSGKFKGKLGSVTCETSDKKRFKIGSGFSDEERINPPKIGEVITYKFQNLTANGLPRFPVFVRVRKD from the coding sequence CTGTTTTTTGCTGCTTTTGTTTTGCCTTCTTTGGCGAGCGAGCAAGCAGATAAAAAAACAAAATTTGAGCTTTTAAAACTTAGTGAATTTGATCAAAGAGATGTAAGTGGATATCTAGTAAGCGAAAAGCTTGACGGCATTAGAGCTTATTGGGACGGAGAAAATTTACTTTCAAGAAGCGGCAAAAAGATAAATGCTCCTAAAAATTTTACTTTGAATTTTCCGCCTTTTGCGCTTGACGGTGAGCTTTATACGAAGCGAGGTGAGTTTGAAAAAATCCAGTCTATAGTGATGGATAAAAATCCAGATGAAAAGGCTTGGCAAGAGATAAAATTTTACGTTTTTGACGCTCCAAGTAGCGAAAAAGGACTGCTTAAACGCATTGAAAAACTTCAAAATTTTCTATCAAAAAGTGAACTTAGTGGCGAAAAAATAAAGATAATCAACCAGATAAAATTAAGAGATAATGCCCATCTTGAAGAAATTCTAGATGAGATAATTGCACTTGGCGGCGAAGGCGTGGTAGTTCGTAAGCCAAATTTAGCCTATTATCACGGCAGAAGTAAAAACGATATGAAATATAAAAAATTTAAGGACGCAGAGTGCGAGGTCGTTTCACTTAATGAAGGCAGTGGCAAATTTAAAGGCAAGCTTGGCTCTGTTACCTGCGAAACAAGCGATAAAAAGCGCTTTAAGATAGGCTCAGGCTTTAGCGATGAGGAGCGAATAAATCCACCAAAAATCGGCGAAGTGATAACATACAAATTTCAAAATTTAACCGCAAACGGACTTCCTAGATTTCCTGTTTTTGTAAGAGTTAGAAAGGATTAA